A genomic stretch from Setaria viridis chromosome 1, Setaria_viridis_v4.0, whole genome shotgun sequence includes:
- the LOC117840292 gene encoding subtilisin-like protease SBT1.4: protein MARIRGPRLAVLLALAAVAAAAAVGEARSQSTYIIHLAPDHPALTVARANGGGAAVLGRLLPRRLRAPRPRVLYSYQHAATGIAARLTPEQAAHAAAGEGVLAVYPDQARQLHTTHTPSFLHLTEAAGLLPAATRGASSAVVGVLDTGLYPIGRGSFAAPAGLGPAPSSFSGGCVSTGSFNASAYCNSKLIGAKVFYQGYEAALGHPIDETKESKSPLDTEGHGTHTASTAAGSPVAGAGFFDYAKGQAVGMDAGARIAAYKICWKSGCYDSDILAAMDEAVADGVDVISLSVGAGGYAPSFFQDSIAIGAFHAVSKGIVVSCSAGNSGPGEYTATNIAPWILTVGASTIDREFPADVVLGDGRVFGGVSLYAGDPLNSTQLPLVFAGDCGSRLCLLGELDPKKVAGKIVLCERGKTARVEKGAAVKLAGGAGMILANTEASGEELVADSHLVPATMVGQKFGDKIKYYVQTDPSPTATIVFRGTVIGKSPSAPRVASFSSRGPNYRAREILKPDVIAPGVNILAAWTGAASPTDLDIDSRRVEFNIISGTSMSCPHVSGLAALLRQAHPDWSPAAIKSALMTTAYNLDNSGETIKDLATGVESTPFVRGAGHVDPNSALDPGLVYDAGTDDYVAFLCTLGYPPSLISIFTKDSSVADCSRKFARSGDLNYPAFAAVFSSYKDSVTYHRVVRNVGSNSSAVYESKIVSPSGVDVTVSPSKLVFDDKNRSLAYEITIAVSGNPVIVDAKYSFGSISWSDGVHNVTSPIAVTWPSNGGSAAM from the coding sequence ATGGCGAGGATCAGGGGCCCGCGTCTCGCCGTGCTCCTCgctctcgccgccgtcgcggcggcggccgcggtgggcGAGGCGCGCTCGCAGTCCACGTACATCATCCACCTCGCCCCCGACCACCCGGCGCTGACCGTGGCGCgcgccaacggcggcggcgcagcggtcctcggccgcctcctcccgcgccgcctgcgCGCGCCCCGGCCACGCGTGCTCTATTCCTACCAGCACGCGGCCACGGGCATCGCGGCGCGCCTCACGCCCGAGCAGGCGGCGCACGCCGCGGCCGGGGAGGGCGTCCTGGCCGTCTACCCGGACCAGGCGCGGCAGCTGCACACCACCCACACCCCGTCGTTCCTCCACCTGACCGAGGCCGCCGGGCTCCTGCCGGCCGCGACGCGGGGCGCGTCGTCGGCCGTCGTGGGCGTCCTCGACACGGGGCTCTACCCCATCGGCCGGGGCTCGTTTGCGGCACCTGCTGGGCTCGGCCCGGCGCCCTCGTCGTTCTCCGGTGGATGCGTCTCCACGGGATCTTTCAACGCCTCCGCCTACTGCAACAGCAAGCTCATCGGCGCCAAGGTCTTTTACCAGGGGTATGAGGCTGCTCTCGGCCACCCAATCGATGAGACCAAGGAGTCCAAGTCGCCGTTGGACACCGAGGGCCACGGGACGCACAccgcctccacggcggcggggtcgccggtggccggcgcgggATTCTTCGACTACGCCAAAGGACAGGCCGTGGGCATGGACGCCGGCGCGCGCATCGCGGCGTACAAGATCTGCTGGAAGTCCGGCTGCTACGACTccgacatcctcgccgccatggacgaggccgtcgccgacggcgtcgaTGTCATCTCCCTctccgtcggcgccggcgggtacGCCCCCAGCTTCTTCCAAGATTCCATCGCCATCGGCGCTTTCCATGCGGTGAGCAAGGGCATCGTCGTCTCCTGCTCCGCCGGAAACTCCGGCCCCGGTGAGTACACCGCCACCAACATTGCGCCGTGGATACTGACCGTCGGCGCATCCACCATCGACCGCGAGTTTCCCGCCGATGTGGTTCTCGGCGACGGCCGCGTGTTTGGCGGTGTTTCTCTATACGCCGGTGATCCTCTCAACTCCACCCAGCTGCCGTTGGTGTTCGCCGGGGACTGTGGTTCCCGCCTGTGCCTACTGGGCGAGCTCGACCCGAAGAAGGTGGCCGGCAAGATCGTGCTCTGTGAGCGTGGTAAAACCGCTCGTGTCGAGAAAGGCGCGGCGGTGAAGCTCGCCGGTGGAGCCGGCATGATCCTCGCCAACACAGAGGCTAGTGGCGAGGAACTCGTTGCCGACTCCCACCTCGTGCCGGCGACGATGGTCGGGCAGAAGTTCGGCGACAAGATCAAGTACTACGTCCAGACCGATCCGTCGCCGACGGCGACCATCGTGTTCCGCGGTACTGTCATCGGCAAAtcgccgtcggcgccgcggGTCGCGTCGTTCTCGAGCAGAGGACCCAACTACCGCGCGCGGGAGATCCTCAAGCCCGACGTCATCGCCCCCGGCGTCAACATACTCGCGGCCTGgaccggcgccgcctcccccaccgACCTCGACATCGACTCGAGGCGCGTCGAGTTCAACATCATCTCCGGGACGTCCATGTCGTGCCCGCACGTGAGCGgcctcgccgcgctgctccgccAGGCGCATCCGGACTGGAGCCCGGCGGCGATCAAGTCGGCGCTCATGACCACGGCGTACAACTTGGACAACTCCGGGGAAACCATCAAGGACCTCGCCACCGGCGTTGAGTCGACGCCGTTCGtccgcggcgccggccacgTCGACCCCAACAGCGCCCTCGACCCCGGCCTGGTGTACGACGCCGGCACCGACGACTACGTCGCCTTCCTCTGCACGCTCGGCTACCCTCCGTCCCTGATCTCCATCTTCACAAAGGACAGCTCTGTCGCCGACTGCTCGAGGAAATTCGCGCGCTCCGGCGACCTCAACTACCCTGCCTTCGCGGCTGTCTTCTCCTCCTACAAGGATTCAGTCACCTACCACAGGGTGGTGCGCAACGTCGGCAGCAACTCCAGCGCGGTATACGAATCCAAGATCGTCAGCccctccggcgtggatgtcacGGTGAGCCCGAGCAAGCTCGTGTTCGACGACAAGAACAGGAGCCTGGCCTACGAGATCACGATCGCTGTGTCCGGCAATCCGGTGATCGTGGACGCGAAGTACTCGTTCGGGTCGATCTCGTGGAGCGACGGCGTGCACAACGTCACGAGCCCCATTGCTGTGACCTGGCCGTCGAACGGTGGATCAGCCGCCATGTAG
- the LOC140221698 gene encoding monodehydroascorbate reductase 2, peroxisomal-like, with the protein MPRCSTALFVARGPVLGGQTTFSVSDPAAPPFGTIPCSSSMSGGGARLPAFHICVGASDQLLTADWYKEHGLKLEEFGGSGSNAENVCYLRNIVGADKLVSVMRSFPGGNAIVIGGGYIGMECAAALVANKIKFQKIYTSKGVTLIKGTAVSSLEISSGKLFTRNLKFQAA; encoded by the exons ATGCCACGCTGCTCAACCGCGCTCTTTGTTGCTCGTGGCCCCGTGCTCGGCGGTCAGACCACGTTCAGTGTCTccgaccccgccgcgccgccgtttgGGACAATCCCATGCAGCTCCTCCATGAGCGGAG GTGGTGCTCGCCTCCCAGCATTTCATATTTGTGTTGGTGCCAGCGATCAGTTACTTACAGCAGATTGGTACAAAGAACACG GCTTGAAGCTTGAAGAATTTGGAGGTAGTGGCTCAAATGCTGAGAACGTCTGTTATCTGCGCAATATTGTGGGTGCAGATAAATTAGTCAGTGTAATGAGATCATTTCCTGGAGGCAATGCTATTGTCATTGGTGGTGGATACATAGGAATGGAATGTGCGGCTGCTTTGGTTGCCAACAAGATAAAG TTTCAAAAAATCTATACTTCAAAAGGAGTTACTTTAATCAAAGGAACTGCAGTTTCATCTCTGGAGATCTCATCTGGGAAG CTTTTCACTAGAAATCTGAAGTTTCAAGCAGCTTAG
- the LOC117840363 gene encoding uncharacterized protein has translation MGDLQPAAVRVPRRAMQFRVPRRPVARAAGAEAAPPMPAGGKKKKMAVVRLGGKRRLFGAIRRLRMRWLAVLYRRTLRRLRAYYATAINDLLEGAAVISSIRGPAGADCSFGTAFAPVVAVGY, from the coding sequence ATGGGCGACCTGCAGCCCGCGGCAGTCCGCGTCCCGCGGCGGGCGATGCAGTTCCGGGTGCCAAGGAGGCCGGTGGccagggcggcgggggcggaggcggcgccgccgatgccggcggggggaaagaagaagaagatggcggtGGTGAGGCTCGGCGGGAAGAGGAGGCTGTTCGGCGCGATTCGGCGGCTCCGGATGCGGTGGCTGGCGGTGCTGTACCGGCGCAcgctgcggcggctgcgcgCTTACTACGCCACGGCGATCAACGACCTCCTCGAGGGCGCCGCGGTCATCAGCTCCATCCGCGGGCCGGCGGGCGCCGACTGCTCCTTCGGCACCGCGTTCGCGCCGGTGGTCGCCGTCGGGTACTGA